AACTTCTTTGGCCAGGTAGGTTTCGAACTGGCTGTCCGGGCTCACCGGGCTGTCGAGGTAAAAGCTGAATGTTTCGCCCTCGGGCAGCACAATAATCATGTTGTACTGGTCGGCTAGGTTGTGCACCAGCTGCTTGTCGGGTGTGCTTTTCAGCCAGTCGGCAAAGTGGCCGTAGGCGCCGTGCAGCAGGTACAGCACCGGGTAATGAGCCTTCTTGTTTTTGGCGTAGGAAGCCGGAAGCACTACCGCGGCGCGGTAAGTTTTGTGCATGACCGCGCTGGGAATGGCCAGCGTATCGATGCGAGCTGCAAAAGAGGCGGTAGATGCTGTGAGGAGGAATAGCGTAAGGAGTAGGAGGCGGAGCATGAGGACGGAATTGTGTGGAATGGGAGTGAGCGATATAAAAACGTCATGCTGTGAGCGTCTTGCTTACAGCAATAAACCAATCCTCTGTCATGCAGAGCGCAGCGAAGCATCTTATCGAGTTAGAACGAATCGTTGTGGCGTGATAAGATGCTTCGCTACGCTCTGCATGACAGACGGCGCGGGCAAGATGAGTCGCTGCAATCTGCTAGACGGATTACCGGAAATGTGCCGACGGGCGTTACCGCATAAACACCGGCCGAATCAGATTTTCGAACGTGAAAATCTCGTCCCATTTCTCCTGGGTGAGCAGCCCGCGTTCGGTCACAGCAATGTCGTGCACGGACTTGCCGGTGAGGAGGGCTTCCTTGGCGATTTCGGCTGAGGCCTCGTAGCCAATGACGGGGTTGAGCTGGGTGACGATGCCAATGCTATTGCGCACGAGGCTTTCGGCGTGGGCCTTGTTGGCGGTGATGCCCACCACGCACTTGTCGCGCAGGGTGCGGCAGGCGTTGGTCATGTAGCTGATGCTGGTGAACAGGGCGAAGGAAATCACCGGCTCCATCACGTTGAGCTGGAGCTGGCCGGCTTCGGCGGCCATGGTCACGGTGAGGTCGGCCCCGATGACGTAGAAGGCGGTCTGGTTCACCACTTCGGGCACCACGGGGTTCACCTTGCCGGGCATGATGCTGGAGCCGGGCTGCAGGGGCGGCAGGTTGATTTCGTTGATGCCGCAGCGGGGGCCCGAGGAGAGCAGGCGCAGGTCGTTGCAGATTTTGGAGAGTTTCACCGCCGTGCGCTTGAGCACGCCGGAGAGCTGCACGTAGGCGCCCGTGTCATAGGTGGCCTCGATGAGGTCGCCAGCCAGGATGAGGTTGAGGCCGGTGATGCGGCGCAGGTACTCGGTCACGAGCTCGGGGTAGCCGGCAGGGGCATTTACGCGGGTGCCGATGGCGGTGGCGCCCATGTTGATTTCATCGATGAGGCGGCGCGAGTCGTCGATGCGGAGCAGCTCCTCGCGCAGGTTGGTGGCGAAGGCGTGGAACTCGTCGCCCATGCTCATCGGCACGGCATCCTGGAGCTGGGTGCGGCCCATCTTGAGTACGTCCTGGAACTCCACGCCTTTCTGCGCGAAGGCATCGGCCAGCGCGCCCAGGGTTTCCCGGTAGCCCACCAGCTTGTTGTTGAGCGCAATGCGAAAGGCGGTGGGGTAGGCGTCGTTGGTGCTTTGCGAGCAGTTGACGTGGTTGTTGGGGTGGCAGTACTGATAGGCACCCTTGGGGTGGCCCATGATTTCGAGGGCCACGTTGGCAATTACTTCGTTGGCGTTCATGTTCACTGACGTGCCCGCACCGCCCTGAATCATGTCGGTGAGAAACTGATTGTCGAACTCGCCGGCTGCCACTCGGTCGCAGGCCGCCACAATGGCTTCGCCGATGGGGGCGGGCAGCACGCCCAGCTCGCAGTTGGCCAGGGCCGCGCCTTTTTTCACGTAGGCCAGGGCCTGCACAAACAGCCGCTCGGTGTTGATGGGAATGCCGGTAATGGAGAAGTTCTCGAGGGCGCGCAGGGTCTGGATGCCGTAGTATGCGGTGTCGGGCAGCTCGCGTTCGCCGAGGAAGTCGTGTTCAATTCGGAAGGTGGTCATGGGCAGGGGCCGGTGGGATGGAGGGGCTTGTACGAAATGAGTAAAGCGGCAGACAAACGTACAGCTCAGCTTGGCTAAGTGTGGGGTTTGCGGTGTTCCTTTACTGCATTCCCGCCCAAAAATTATCCGCGTTTTCGCTCTGCATGAAACTTCGCTACCTGCCCTTGCTGGCCCTGGCCGTAGCCAGCTGTTCCCACGGTGATAAGCCAGCCGCAACCGCTGCGTCCGATGCCCGCTTCGATGCCTTCAAAAACCGGTTTATAGAAGCGCTTTGGCGCCAAAACCCTGATTTTGCTTCCTCGCAGGACTACCACAAGTACGATTCGCTGCAGGTAATCCCCGATGCCGCCCAGCGCCGGCGCGACGCCGCTTTTACGCAGCAGTACCTGGCCGCGCTCGGCAAGTTCTCGCTGGATAGCCTCTCGCCCAACAACCAGATTGACCTGCGCCTGCTGCGCAACGAGCTGCGGGCCGAACGCTGGTACGCCGATACGCTCCAGAATTGGCAGTGGAACCCGGCCGGCTACAACCTGGGCGCCACGGTGGGCGACCTGCTCAACGGCCGCTACTTCCCGCTGGACCGCCGCCTGCGCAACATCTCCGACAAAATCAGCCACGCCGCGGAGTTTTACGCTGCTGCGCGGGCCAACCTCAGCAGCCCAACGCGGGAACACACCCAGCTGGCCATCAAGCAAAACACCGGCGGCCTGGCCGTATTCGGCTCGGCCTTAGCCGACTCGGTGCAGAAGTCGGGACTGAGCGCGGTGGAGAAAAAAACGCTTACCGACCGCATCGCCGCCACGCGGCAGGCGGTGCAGGGCTACCTCGATTTTTTGCAGAAGCAGGTGCTGCCGGCTGGCAAGTTTCGCTCGTTCCGCATCGGCAAGGACCTGTTTGACCAGAAGTTTGCCTACGACATTCAGTCGCATTTCACCGCCGCCGAAATTTACCAGCAAGCCCTTAAGCACAAGGCCGAGCTGTTGCACGACATGGGCCAACGCGCCGCGCGGCTGTACCCCAAGTATTTCCCCGGCCAAAAAGCCCCGGCCGACACGCTGGCACTCATCACCGCCGTGGTCAATCAGCTCACCTTGAAGCACGCCCCGCGCGAAGGGTTTGTGGATGCGGTGAAGCGCCAGATTCCGACGCTGGTGGCGTTTGTAAACGAGCATAAGCTTCTGACCCAGGACCCCAGCAAGCCGCTGGTGGTGCGCGAAACGCCGCTCTACATGCGCGGCAGCGGCACGGGCGCCAGCGTATCGGCCCCCGGCCCCTATGACAAAGGCGCCAATACTTATTATAACGTGGAGCCGATTCCGGCCGAGTGGACGCCGGCTCAGGCCGAGAGCTACCTGCGCGAGTACAACGACTACACCCTGCAGATTCTCAACATCCACGAGGCCATTCCCGGCCATTACACTCAGCTGGTGTACGCCAACCGCTCGCCTTCACTGGTGAAAAGCATTTTCAGCAACGGCGCCATGGTGGAGGGCTGGGCCGTGTACGCCGAGCGCATGATGCTGGAAAACGGCTACGGCAAGAACTCCGACGAGATGTGGCTGCTCTGGGACAAGTGGAACATGCGCGTGACCCTGAACAGCATCATCGACCGCGCCATTCAGGTCGACAACATGAGCGAAAACGACGTGGTGACGATGCTACGCCGCGATGGTTTCCAAGAGGAAGCCGAGGCCCGCGGAAAGTGGCTGCGCGCCACGCTCAGCCAGGTGCAGCTCAGCAGCTACTTCTCGGGCTACACCGAGATTTATGCCCTGCGCGAAGAAATAAAGAAAAAGCAAGGCAAGAATTTCAACCTGAAAGCCTTTCACGAAGAGTTTCTCAGCTACGGCAGCGCCCCGGTCAAATACATCCGCGAGCTGATGCTGCGGAAGTAATCGCCAGTTCATCCAACTGGGCCGGAGCACCGGAATCATTTAGATGTTCATGGTGTCTGAGGCGCGGGGTAGCAAGGTTGACCTTACTTTTGCTGGCGCCCCGCCATTGCCACTATTCTATGTTAGAAAAACTACTCAATTCGGCCGTCGTTGATACGGATGACCAGGGGCTCCGGCAGTTCATCTACGAGCACCCGAAGGTGTTGGCCCAATTTACGGCCGATAACTGCCCGATTTGCGCGTTGGTAGCCCCGGGCTTTCAAAGGCTTGCCGGCGACAAAGCCTACGACGGCATCTTGTTCATCCGGCTCGATTCCGACGAAAACCCCGTAGCCAAGCACCTGATGGCCCAGCGCGCGGCGCCGTTTTTCGTGAGCTACTGCCAGGGCCGGATGCTGGAGTGCGACACCCAGGTAACCGATGCAGCCGTGCTGGCCCAGCTCGACCGCCTGCGCGCTCACCAGCCCCAACCGGCCTAGCACGCCCGTCGCCTTACTTTTGGCGATGTTTTTCCTACTTTCCAAAGTTCTCGATTTCGTATTGCTGCCTACCGTGTGGCTGCTGGCGTTGCTGCTAGCCGCGCTGGTGGCCCGGCAGCCGCGTCGCCAGCGCCAGTGGCTGATAGCCGCCGCACTGCTCACGCTCGTCGGCACCAATCCGGCCCTCGTCAACGAGGCCTTGCTGGCGTGGGAAATGCCGCCGGTGCCGCTTGCGGCCCTGCCCGCCCACGCCGATGCCGCTGTGCTGCTCACCGGCGTTACGGAAGTCAGCAAATCGCCGCACGACCGGGTGTATCTGGGTCAGGGCGCCGACCGCCTCACCAACGCGCTGTGGCTGTACCGGGCCGGACGGGTGCGCCGCATCATCGTATCGGGCGGCTCGGGGGCGGTGCTGCAAAAGGCCCACACCGAAGCCGAGGACTTAACCACGCTGCTGCGCCTGGCCGGCGTGCCGCAGTCGCACATCCTGGTAGAAACCCGCAGCCGCAATACGCACGAAAACGCGGTGTTCACGAAGCAGCTGCTGGTTGCCCACCCCGACATCCAGTCGTTGATATTGGTAACCTCGGCGTTCCACGAGCGGCGCGCCCTGGGCTGCTTTTATAAAGTTGGGCTAAGTCCAATTCCTTTCCCCGCCGGCTTCCGCACCACCGACCGCGCCCGCACCCCGGACTACTGGTTTGTGCCGGACCCTGAGGCCCTGGTGCTCTGGAGTTTGCTCATTCACGAGATGAGCGGTTGGGCTGTTTATAAGGCGTTGGGGTATTTGTGAGTTGAATTAGAACGTCATGGCGGGCGCAGCGAAGCATCTCGTATGGGCTAGCGACTTAATCGGCTGTCATGCTGACGAAGGAAGCATCTTATCAAGTCAGAACCAATCGTTGGAGCGTGATAAGATGCTTTCTTCGTCAGCATGACAACGAAGCGAGGGGCTACCCTGCGTACTCCAAGTTGTCTGATTCAATTTTGTTGTCTGATTCAATTTTACTTTTACTTGAGCTAAAACCCGCCCTTCCCGCTACTCCACCTTCGCAGACGCAGCCGCGTCCTTGCCAATCCACACGGATTTCTGGTTCACGAACTCCCGGATGCCCAGGTACGACAGCTCGCGGCCGTAGCCGGACTTTTTGACGCCGCCGAAGGGCAGCTCGGGCATGGATTTTACGAGGCCGTTTACGAACACGGCGCCGCTTTCAATTTGCCGGGCCAAGGCTTCGCCTTTCTTGGAGTCGGAGGTCCAGATGGCGGCGCCCAGGCCGAAGCGGGAGTCGTTGGCGAGGCGCACGGCGTCGTCGGCGTTTTTGGCTTCCAGCACCAAGGCCACGGGCCCAAACAGCTCTTCTTCGTAGGCGCGCTGGCCGGGCTTGATGTTCGACAAAATCATGGGCCGAAACAGGGCGGTGCCGGGCTTGGCCTGGCCGCCGAACAGCTCCACTTTAGCGCCTTGCTCCACAGAGTCGTTTACCTGCTTGGTGAGCTCATCGGCCAGGTCGGGGCGGGCGAGGGGGCCGTACTGCGTGGCATCGTCGAGGGGGTCGCCGGGGCGCATGGC
This region of Hymenobacter sedentarius genomic DNA includes:
- a CDS encoding DUF885 domain-containing protein, with protein sequence MKLRYLPLLALAVASCSHGDKPAATAASDARFDAFKNRFIEALWRQNPDFASSQDYHKYDSLQVIPDAAQRRRDAAFTQQYLAALGKFSLDSLSPNNQIDLRLLRNELRAERWYADTLQNWQWNPAGYNLGATVGDLLNGRYFPLDRRLRNISDKISHAAEFYAAARANLSSPTREHTQLAIKQNTGGLAVFGSALADSVQKSGLSAVEKKTLTDRIAATRQAVQGYLDFLQKQVLPAGKFRSFRIGKDLFDQKFAYDIQSHFTAAEIYQQALKHKAELLHDMGQRAARLYPKYFPGQKAPADTLALITAVVNQLTLKHAPREGFVDAVKRQIPTLVAFVNEHKLLTQDPSKPLVVRETPLYMRGSGTGASVSAPGPYDKGANTYYNVEPIPAEWTPAQAESYLREYNDYTLQILNIHEAIPGHYTQLVYANRSPSLVKSIFSNGAMVEGWAVYAERMMLENGYGKNSDEMWLLWDKWNMRVTLNSIIDRAIQVDNMSENDVVTMLRRDGFQEEAEARGKWLRATLSQVQLSSYFSGYTEIYALREEIKKKQGKNFNLKAFHEEFLSYGSAPVKYIRELMLRK
- the aspA gene encoding aspartate ammonia-lyase, with translation MTTFRIEHDFLGERELPDTAYYGIQTLRALENFSITGIPINTERLFVQALAYVKKGAALANCELGVLPAPIGEAIVAACDRVAAGEFDNQFLTDMIQGGAGTSVNMNANEVIANVALEIMGHPKGAYQYCHPNNHVNCSQSTNDAYPTAFRIALNNKLVGYRETLGALADAFAQKGVEFQDVLKMGRTQLQDAVPMSMGDEFHAFATNLREELLRIDDSRRLIDEINMGATAIGTRVNAPAGYPELVTEYLRRITGLNLILAGDLIEATYDTGAYVQLSGVLKRTAVKLSKICNDLRLLSSGPRCGINEINLPPLQPGSSIMPGKVNPVVPEVVNQTAFYVIGADLTVTMAAEAGQLQLNVMEPVISFALFTSISYMTNACRTLRDKCVVGITANKAHAESLVRNSIGIVTQLNPVIGYEASAEIAKEALLTGKSVHDIAVTERGLLTQEKWDEIFTFENLIRPVFMR
- a CDS encoding thioredoxin family protein, translating into MLEKLLNSAVVDTDDQGLRQFIYEHPKVLAQFTADNCPICALVAPGFQRLAGDKAYDGILFIRLDSDENPVAKHLMAQRAAPFFVSYCQGRMLECDTQVTDAAVLAQLDRLRAHQPQPA
- a CDS encoding YdcF family protein, which codes for MFFLLSKVLDFVLLPTVWLLALLLAALVARQPRRQRQWLIAAALLTLVGTNPALVNEALLAWEMPPVPLAALPAHADAAVLLTGVTEVSKSPHDRVYLGQGADRLTNALWLYRAGRVRRIIVSGGSGAVLQKAHTEAEDLTTLLRLAGVPQSHILVETRSRNTHENAVFTKQLLVAHPDIQSLILVTSAFHERRALGCFYKVGLSPIPFPAGFRTTDRARTPDYWFVPDPEALVLWSLLIHEMSGWAVYKALGYL